One part of the Flavobacterium johnsoniae UW101 genome encodes these proteins:
- a CDS encoding beta-ketoacyl synthase N-terminal-like domain-containing protein produces the protein MKKTYINGVGCISTQKTFDTVFLEEANVNHDENVLAIVSPAYKEYISPAASRRMAKGVKNGIVASALAMKDANVEKVDAIITGTGLGCIEDSEKFLKSILDNKEEFLTPTSFIQSTHNTVGAQIALLQQCKGYNFTYVNGAVSFESALLDAKMQIEEDEANSILVGGVDENGDYTTALFKLKGRIKADNSAPYDVLTSKTSGAVYGEGASFFVLENERKDNTYAELLDVAIVNTLEANEVETEIKSFLKSNNLEISDIDALVLGFDGNADFENYYRNLAENAFSKTPVLYYKHLSGEYDTASAFAFWMAAKILKTQEVPEIIKVNQLTKSAYKTILLYNQLSGKNHSFTLLSK, from the coding sequence ATGAAAAAAACATATATAAATGGAGTAGGCTGTATTTCGACTCAAAAAACATTTGATACTGTTTTTTTAGAAGAGGCCAATGTTAATCACGATGAAAATGTACTGGCAATTGTTTCGCCGGCATACAAAGAATATATTTCTCCGGCCGCAAGCCGAAGAATGGCAAAAGGTGTAAAAAACGGAATTGTAGCTTCGGCCTTAGCCATGAAAGATGCAAATGTCGAAAAAGTCGATGCCATTATTACCGGAACCGGTTTAGGCTGTATCGAAGATTCTGAAAAATTCCTGAAAAGTATTTTAGATAATAAAGAAGAGTTCCTTACTCCTACTTCTTTCATTCAATCGACTCATAATACAGTTGGTGCGCAGATTGCACTTTTACAGCAATGTAAAGGCTATAATTTTACGTATGTAAACGGTGCGGTTTCTTTTGAATCGGCACTTTTAGATGCTAAAATGCAGATCGAAGAAGATGAAGCCAATTCAATTTTAGTTGGCGGTGTTGATGAAAACGGTGATTATACTACTGCACTTTTCAAATTAAAGGGACGAATTAAAGCTGATAATTCGGCTCCTTATGACGTTTTAACTTCTAAAACAAGCGGTGCCGTTTATGGTGAAGGTGCCAGTTTTTTTGTTTTAGAAAACGAAAGAAAAGACAATACCTATGCTGAACTTCTAGATGTTGCTATTGTAAATACCCTGGAAGCAAATGAAGTTGAAACTGAAATCAAATCTTTTCTAAAATCTAATAACTTAGAAATTTCAGATATTGATGCTTTGGTTTTAGGTTTTGACGGAAATGCAGATTTTGAAAATTATTATAGAAATCTGGCCGAAAATGCTTTCTCAAAAACTCCTGTTTTGTATTACAAACATTTGAGTGGCGAATATGATACAGCTTCGGCTTTTGCTTTTTGGATGGCTGCAAAAATTTTAAAAACACAGGAAGTTCCTGAAATCATAAAAGTAAATCAGCTTACAAAATCAGCTTACAAAACCATTTTATTGTACAACCAATTAAGCGGAAAAAATCATAGTTTTACGTTACTGTCAAAATGA
- a CDS encoding acyl-CoA thioesterase, whose protein sequence is MIKRKEQFKEAENLTVSHEIRIRFNETDPLGIVWHGNYITYFEDGREAFGREHGLTYLDIAKTGYTTPIVKSTCEHKLSLRYGDVVTIETTVVDTPAAKMIYRFKIIDDKGEVACTGETTQVFLDKEGNLMLTNPPFYEEWKRKVGLLK, encoded by the coding sequence ATGATAAAAAGAAAAGAGCAGTTTAAAGAAGCTGAAAATTTAACCGTTTCACACGAAATTAGAATTCGTTTTAACGAAACTGATCCGCTTGGAATTGTTTGGCACGGTAACTACATTACCTATTTTGAAGATGGACGTGAAGCTTTTGGGCGTGAACACGGATTGACGTATCTGGATATTGCCAAAACCGGATATACAACGCCAATTGTAAAATCGACCTGCGAACATAAATTGTCTCTGCGTTACGGCGATGTGGTAACTATTGAAACAACAGTTGTTGACACGCCCGCAGCCAAAATGATTTACCGTTTTAAAATTATTGACGACAAAGGAGAAGTAGCCTGTACTGGCGAAACAACTCAGGTTTTTTTAGATAAAGAAGGAAATTTAATGCTGACCAATCCGCCATTTTATGAAGAATGGAAACGAAAAGTCGGCTTATTGAAATAA
- a CDS encoding phosphopantetheine-binding protein, translating into MEALKEELKNKIITTLNLEDITIEDIADNDPLFGDGLGLDSIDALELIVILDKDYGIKLVDPKEGKTIFQSIETMAAYISANRTK; encoded by the coding sequence ATGGAAGCATTAAAAGAAGAATTGAAAAACAAAATTATCACAACTCTAAACCTTGAAGATATAACAATTGAAGACATTGCTGATAATGATCCTTTGTTTGGAGATGGTTTAGGTTTAGACTCGATTGATGCACTTGAATTGATCGTGATTTTAGATAAAGATTACGGAATTAAATTAGTAGATCCGAAAGAAGGAAAAACAATTTTCCAGTCTATCGAAACTATGGCGGCTTACATTAGCGCTAACAGAACGAAATAA
- a CDS encoding DUF5984 family protein, producing the protein MINFKLKNIDEIIPAGQDPNQTLSWFWLTDGELWLDFKNDIIYEYSDEAIHYFGSKSTSYNDYYLVRFIEDFTEIFGKISENILERFYTLTEDLKKFKTESKNWLDIHDIDENENTDFYFDEYYKLVSWIDERKLSSGHLIGGPNLFFFRRNDKIKIIWETEYILENGISLWTAKDGFCEMNYHDFVNEIKLFGENFFNKMDEQIALALSKDFKNIQIDKQRLVEEHKERKEDFWSAFTMLTQESNIKTNWTGIEQIYNSIKKEIR; encoded by the coding sequence ATGATAAATTTTAAATTAAAAAATATTGATGAAATAATTCCTGCTGGTCAAGATCCAAATCAAACATTAAGTTGGTTTTGGTTAACAGATGGAGAGTTATGGCTTGATTTCAAAAATGACATAATTTATGAATATTCGGATGAAGCAATCCATTATTTTGGAAGTAAATCAACATCATACAATGATTATTATTTAGTCAGATTCATTGAGGATTTTACCGAAATTTTTGGGAAAATAAGCGAAAACATTCTTGAAAGATTTTACACTTTAACCGAAGATTTAAAAAAGTTTAAAACTGAGTCAAAAAATTGGCTTGATATTCATGATATAGATGAAAATGAAAATACTGATTTTTATTTTGATGAATATTATAAATTAGTTTCATGGATTGATGAGAGAAAATTAAGTTCAGGACACTTAATTGGCGGTCCGAATTTATTTTTCTTCAGAAGAAATGATAAAATAAAAATTATCTGGGAAACTGAATATATTTTAGAAAATGGTATAAGTTTATGGACAGCAAAAGATGGTTTCTGTGAAATGAATTATCATGATTTTGTGAATGAAATTAAATTGTTTGGAGAAAATTTTTTTAATAAAATGGACGAGCAAATTGCATTAGCATTGTCTAAAGATTTTAAGAATATACAGATTGACAAACAAAGATTAGTTGAAGAACATAAAGAAAGAAAGGAAGATTTCTGGAGTGCATTCACAATGCTAACGCAAGAATCTAATATTAAAACAAATTGGACAGGTATTGAGCAAATATATAATAGCATCAAAAAAGAAATAAGATAA
- a CDS encoding beta-ketoacyl-[acyl-carrier-protein] synthase family protein, with protein sequence MSKGVAITGMGIISAIGNSVEENYHSLIENKIGISRISNISTVHADVIKVGEIKKTNDELISELELNSDNNFSRTAMIGTLAAKQAVENAGITSINEFRTGLISATSVGGMDMTEKHYYDYFEKPELVKYITCHDGGDVAEKIAEELGLKGMVSTISTACSSAANSIMLGARLIKTGKLDRVIVGGADALSKFTINGFKTLMILSDDYNKPFDNNRKGLNLGEAAAFLVLESDEIVEKQNKKVLARVSGYGNANDAFHQTASSENGDGAFLAMKKAFEVSGLKPSEIDYINVHGTATPNNDLSEGRALRRIYEEEKVPDFSSTKPFTGHTLAAAAAIEAVYSVLAIQNNVVYPNLNFETQMEEFDLTPQTSLINKNIEHVLSNSFGFGGNCSTLIFSKS encoded by the coding sequence ATGAGTAAAGGTGTTGCAATAACGGGAATGGGAATTATCTCCGCAATCGGGAATTCGGTTGAGGAAAACTACCATTCATTAATCGAAAATAAAATCGGGATTTCCCGTATCTCCAATATTTCTACAGTTCATGCAGATGTTATTAAAGTGGGGGAAATTAAAAAAACCAACGATGAACTGATCAGCGAACTGGAATTAAACAGCGATAATAATTTTTCGAGAACCGCTATGATTGGTACTTTGGCAGCAAAACAAGCTGTTGAAAATGCCGGCATAACCTCTATCAACGAATTTAGAACCGGACTTATTTCGGCTACTAGTGTAGGCGGAATGGACATGACAGAGAAACATTATTACGATTATTTCGAAAAACCGGAATTGGTTAAATATATTACCTGTCACGACGGCGGCGATGTTGCTGAAAAGATTGCCGAAGAACTGGGTTTAAAAGGAATGGTGTCGACAATAAGTACCGCTTGTTCGTCTGCAGCCAATTCAATTATGCTGGGCGCGAGATTAATCAAAACCGGAAAACTGGACCGCGTAATTGTAGGCGGAGCCGATGCTTTGTCAAAATTTACCATAAACGGATTTAAGACTTTGATGATTTTATCTGACGATTACAACAAACCTTTTGACAATAACAGAAAAGGGTTAAATCTTGGAGAAGCTGCTGCTTTTTTGGTTTTAGAATCGGATGAAATTGTCGAGAAACAAAATAAAAAAGTATTGGCAAGAGTTTCAGGTTATGGAAATGCCAATGATGCTTTTCACCAAACGGCTTCTTCTGAAAACGGAGACGGTGCTTTTCTGGCTATGAAAAAAGCTTTTGAAGTTTCGGGTTTAAAACCTTCTGAAATTGACTACATCAACGTTCACGGGACTGCAACGCCAAATAACGATTTATCCGAAGGAAGAGCTTTACGCCGCATTTACGAAGAAGAAAAAGTTCCGGATTTTAGTTCTACCAAACCGTTTACTGGTCATACTTTAGCAGCTGCAGCGGCAATTGAAGCGGTTTACAGCGTTTTGGCAATTCAGAATAATGTTGTTTATCCGAATTTGAATTTCGAAACGCAGATGGAAGAATTTGACTTAACACCACAGACTTCTTTAATAAATAAAAATATCGAACACGTTTTATCTAATTCTTTCGGATTTGGAGGAAACTGTTCAACACTTATATTTTCAAAAAGCTAA
- a CDS encoding outer membrane lipoprotein carrier protein LolA, with protein MKTKIALLILFISGGLFAQEQKMTAAEIAQFKEDVNVVSKKIKTLSTDFVQYKHLDFLSKDIETSGKMVFKEPSLLQWQYKKPYNYSITFKNGKILINDEGKKSAVDMGDSKIFARINKLIVGSVSGNMFDDKEFTISYFKLKGQNLAKFIPKDATLKKYIKQIELTFDKEEATVVQVKLLESSEDYTRIVLKNKVINAKIDDSVFTN; from the coding sequence ATGAAAACTAAAATAGCTCTACTAATTCTATTTATTTCAGGCGGTTTGTTTGCTCAGGAACAAAAAATGACCGCTGCCGAAATAGCACAATTTAAAGAAGACGTAAATGTTGTATCTAAAAAAATCAAAACCTTAAGTACTGATTTTGTTCAGTACAAACATTTGGATTTTTTATCAAAAGATATTGAAACTTCGGGAAAAATGGTTTTTAAAGAACCTTCGCTTTTGCAATGGCAGTATAAAAAACCATACAATTACAGTATTACTTTTAAAAACGGAAAAATCCTGATTAACGACGAAGGAAAGAAAAGTGCAGTTGATATGGGCGACAGTAAAATTTTTGCCCGAATCAATAAATTAATCGTAGGAAGCGTGAGCGGTAATATGTTTGACGACAAAGAATTTACGATTTCGTATTTTAAATTGAAAGGTCAGAACCTTGCTAAATTTATTCCGAAAGATGCAACGCTTAAAAAATACATTAAACAAATTGAACTGACTTTTGACAAGGAAGAAGCAACTGTGGTTCAGGTAAAATTATTAGAATCATCTGAAGATTATACCAGAATTGTACTTAAAAATAAAGTAATCAATGCAAAAATCGACGATTCAGTTTTTACTAATTAA
- a CDS encoding outer membrane beta-barrel protein, with amino-acid sequence MYKKKAAIAILLFFAIVNIQAQVTFKPGLRGGLSLSTISEMHADYRPDFYFGGFGEINLTKKYALQPEITYVKQGSNNVARNYYDPVSETNKVAYQDLRLDYLSLSMINKFTFGQGFQVLFGPSLDVRLTDNLVRRKNYNDFAFNLGLGYRMPSGLAFDVRFKKGFLDILDSDYYTNDSNNHYLFGDYNTNINFQIGVSYSFDTK; translated from the coding sequence ATGTATAAAAAGAAAGCAGCGATTGCCATATTGCTTTTTTTTGCAATCGTAAACATACAAGCCCAAGTAACTTTTAAACCCGGTTTAAGAGGTGGTTTAAGCCTTTCTACAATTTCAGAAATGCACGCCGATTACAGGCCTGATTTTTATTTTGGCGGTTTTGGTGAAATAAACCTAACTAAAAAATATGCGTTACAACCCGAAATAACTTACGTCAAACAAGGATCTAATAATGTTGCACGAAATTATTATGACCCTGTTTCAGAAACAAATAAAGTGGCGTATCAGGATTTAAGACTGGATTATTTATCTCTTTCGATGATAAACAAATTTACATTCGGGCAGGGTTTTCAGGTTTTATTTGGTCCTTCTTTAGATGTTCGCTTAACGGACAATTTAGTTCGAAGAAAAAATTATAACGACTTTGCTTTTAACTTAGGTCTTGGTTATCGAATGCCATCGGGTCTTGCTTTTGATGTTCGATTTAAAAAAGGTTTTCTGGATATTCTGGACAGCGATTACTATACAAACGATTCTAATAATCACTATTTATTTGGTGATTATAATACAAATATCAATTTTCAAATAGGTGTTTCGTACTCTTTTGATACGAAATAA
- a CDS encoding polysaccharide deacetylase family protein, producing the protein MAVIFLWIGINAFGSSRISSNYHVKAFCNNPLEKEKKIALTFDDGPSEFTLEVLELLKKYNAKAAFFCIGKNIEKHPEIVKQIIAQGHLVGNHSYSHSNFFDFYNAGQIQEEIEKTDALLEKLTSKKINFFRPPYGVTTPSIRRALKLTGHKTIGWNIRSLDGGTKNQELILNRITKRVSPGGIVLLHDTGEHSVLVLEQFLQFLQQNNYQVVSIEELLNLNAYEIEHG; encoded by the coding sequence TTGGCTGTAATTTTTCTTTGGATTGGAATAAACGCTTTTGGTTCTTCGAGAATTTCGTCTAATTATCATGTAAAAGCGTTTTGTAATAATCCATTAGAAAAAGAGAAAAAAATTGCGCTGACTTTTGATGACGGCCCAAGTGAATTTACTTTAGAGGTTTTAGAACTTCTAAAAAAATACAATGCCAAAGCGGCTTTTTTCTGCATTGGAAAAAATATTGAAAAGCATCCTGAAATCGTAAAACAAATTATTGCTCAAGGTCATTTGGTTGGAAATCATTCGTACAGTCATTCCAATTTTTTTGATTTTTACAATGCCGGACAAATACAAGAAGAAATCGAAAAAACCGATGCTCTTCTGGAAAAACTCACTTCAAAAAAAATAAACTTTTTTCGTCCGCCTTACGGGGTTACGACGCCTTCTATTCGGAGAGCTTTAAAATTAACCGGACATAAAACAATTGGCTGGAATATTCGTTCTCTTGATGGCGGGACCAAAAACCAGGAATTAATTTTAAACCGAATTACAAAACGAGTTTCTCCCGGCGGAATTGTACTTTTGCATGATACAGGCGAGCACTCTGTTTTGGTCTTGGAACAGTTTTTGCAATTTTTACAGCAAAATAATTATCAGGTCGTTTCGATCGAAGAACTTTTGAATCTTAATGCTTATGAAATTGAACACGGATGA
- a CDS encoding porin family protein, with the protein MKKITLIAFVLFIGLVKSQAQVKVSPGLRGGLNVSTLTNIDDNRSKTDFYIGGLVNIKFNKYFSLQPELTYSRQGDEGREYFGNGYNYRYVNYELNYLTVGAVAKFNIGGKGFHILGGPSLDFKIDDNYINSSPENFDLAIVGGVGYTLPNGLTFEARIKQGLIDIYGYDGINNDDNYYYNDVILNQVFQIGISYTFKVK; encoded by the coding sequence ATGAAAAAAATAACCTTAATTGCATTCGTTTTATTTATCGGACTTGTAAAATCACAAGCCCAGGTAAAAGTTAGTCCGGGTTTAAGAGGAGGATTAAATGTATCAACATTAACCAATATTGATGATAATAGATCAAAAACGGATTTCTATATTGGTGGATTGGTAAATATTAAATTTAACAAATATTTTTCGTTACAGCCTGAGTTAACGTATTCAAGACAAGGTGATGAAGGAAGAGAATATTTTGGAAACGGCTATAATTATCGTTATGTAAATTATGAATTAAACTACTTAACGGTTGGTGCGGTTGCAAAATTTAATATTGGCGGAAAAGGTTTTCACATTTTAGGCGGTCCGTCATTAGATTTCAAAATTGATGACAATTATATAAACAGCAGCCCTGAAAATTTTGACCTTGCCATTGTTGGTGGCGTTGGTTATACACTGCCAAACGGATTAACATTTGAGGCCAGAATCAAACAAGGATTGATAGACATTTATGGTTATGACGGAATTAATAATGATGATAATTATTACTATAATGATGTTATATTAAATCAGGTTTTTCAAATTGGTATCAGCTACACTTTTAAAGTAAAATAA
- a CDS encoding virulence RhuM family protein, which yields MENKETKFIIYSQPSGNVRIDVFLQDETVWLTQKTMSELFDTTTQNITTHLKNIFGSGELEENSTCKEILQVQQEGNRQVSRNQKFYNLDAIISVGYRVNSTKATQFRIWATQALKEYIIKGFVLDDERLKQGQTVFGKDYFKELLRRVRSIRASERRIYQQVSDIFAECSIDYDKNSEVTKSFYAMVQNKFHFAITGNTAAEIIHKNVDKTKDNMGLTTWKNAPEGRIIKSDVIVAKNYLQEKEINQLERTVTGYFDYIEGLIERENTFTMEQLATSVNKFLSFNEYKILEGKGKISKIQADKKAIKEYDEFNKTQKIISDFDKEIKKIRK from the coding sequence ATGGAAAATAAAGAAACTAAATTTATAATTTATAGTCAACCTAGCGGAAATGTTAGGATTGATGTTTTTCTACAAGATGAAACTGTATGGCTCACACAAAAAACTATGAGTGAGCTATTTGATACTACAACACAAAATATTACAACACATTTAAAAAACATTTTTGGGTCAGGTGAATTAGAAGAAAATTCAACTTGTAAAGAAATTTTACAAGTTCAACAAGAAGGTAATCGTCAAGTTTCCAGAAACCAAAAATTCTATAATCTTGACGCTATTATTTCTGTTGGTTATAGAGTAAATTCAACAAAGGCTACACAATTTAGAATATGGGCTACTCAAGCCCTAAAAGAATATATAATCAAAGGTTTTGTTTTAGATGATGAACGTTTAAAACAAGGACAAACAGTTTTTGGTAAAGATTACTTCAAAGAATTATTACGTAGAGTTCGTTCTATTCGTGCCAGCGAACGCCGAATTTACCAACAAGTCAGTGATATTTTTGCAGAATGTAGTATTGATTATGATAAAAATTCAGAAGTCACTAAAAGTTTTTATGCTATGGTTCAAAACAAATTTCACTTTGCCATAACAGGAAATACGGCTGCAGAAATTATTCATAAAAATGTCGACAAAACCAAAGACAATATGGGACTTACCACTTGGAAAAATGCTCCAGAAGGAAGAATTATAAAATCAGATGTAATTGTTGCTAAAAATTACTTACAAGAAAAAGAAATTAATCAATTGGAAAGAACAGTTACAGGTTACTTTGATTACATAGAAGGTTTGATCGAAAGAGAAAATACTTTTACAATGGAACAATTAGCTACGAGTGTAAATAAATTTCTTTCATTCAACGAGTACAAAATTCTAGAAGGAAAAGGAAAAATATCGAAAATCCAAGCAGATAAAAAAGCGATTAAAGAATATGATGAGTTCAATAAAACTCAAAAAATTATTTCAGATTTTGATAAAGAAATAAAGAAAATCAGAAAATAA
- a CDS encoding beta-ketoacyl synthase N-terminal-like domain-containing protein: MLREIYITETNCITPLGFDVESNVEAILRGDSGIQLHNDISLMPNSFYASIISDEKINSAFSKISTETQYSRLEKMMILALKPIIKKSRVELNSKTAFILSTTKGNVTALANDSEENFNNAHLDVLAKNISDFFGFKTQPIVVSNACVSGILAVSIAKRMIQSELYDNVFVVAGDEVSEFVLSGFNAFQAMSDLPCKPYSKNRTGVSLGEATAAVLVSANPATAKIKVIGDSSINDANHISGPSRTGEGLFRSIQNALKEAQIEADKLDYISAHGTATPYNDEMEAIALNRLGLQNVPVNSLKGFYGHTLGASGLLETVIAIESANQNKLFESKGFDEIGVSEVVNVIEKNQEATIKYFLKTASGFGGCNTAVVFEKVK; the protein is encoded by the coding sequence ATGTTAAGAGAAATATACATTACAGAAACCAATTGTATCACGCCATTAGGTTTTGATGTCGAATCAAATGTTGAAGCGATTCTTCGCGGCGATTCTGGCATTCAGCTTCATAATGATATTTCTTTAATGCCCAATTCATTTTATGCTTCGATTATTTCTGATGAAAAGATAAACAGTGCTTTTTCAAAAATCAGCACTGAAACCCAATATTCTCGTTTAGAGAAAATGATGATTTTGGCTTTAAAGCCAATTATCAAAAAATCAAGAGTTGAACTAAATTCAAAAACAGCTTTTATACTTTCCACCACAAAAGGAAATGTTACGGCTTTAGCAAATGATTCTGAAGAAAATTTCAACAACGCACATTTAGATGTTTTAGCCAAAAACATTTCAGATTTCTTCGGATTTAAAACACAGCCAATTGTGGTTTCAAATGCGTGTGTTTCTGGAATTTTAGCGGTTTCAATTGCTAAAAGAATGATTCAGTCTGAACTTTACGACAATGTTTTTGTAGTCGCTGGCGATGAAGTTTCAGAATTTGTTTTGTCTGGTTTTAATGCATTCCAAGCCATGAGCGATTTACCTTGTAAGCCGTATTCTAAAAACAGAACCGGAGTAAGTTTAGGCGAAGCAACAGCAGCAGTTTTAGTTTCGGCGAATCCGGCAACTGCTAAAATAAAAGTGATTGGCGACAGTTCAATAAACGATGCCAATCATATTTCGGGTCCGTCAAGAACAGGTGAAGGTTTGTTTCGAAGTATTCAGAATGCTTTAAAAGAAGCTCAAATCGAAGCCGACAAATTAGATTATATTTCAGCACACGGAACCGCAACGCCTTATAACGATGAAATGGAAGCTATTGCTTTAAATCGTTTGGGTTTACAAAACGTTCCTGTAAATAGTTTAAAAGGATTTTACGGTCATACCTTAGGTGCTTCAGGATTATTGGAAACTGTAATTGCAATAGAATCTGCTAATCAAAATAAACTTTTTGAATCGAAAGGTTTTGATGAAATTGGAGTTAGTGAAGTTGTAAATGTAATTGAGAAAAATCAAGAGGCGACTATTAAGTATTTCCTGAAAACGGCTTCTGGTTTTGGAGGTTGTAATACGGCTGTGGTTTTTGAAAAAGTGAAATGA
- a CDS encoding DUF2062 domain-containing protein translates to MKPIISKQELLDSTSFCVIVPTYNNQKTLKRVLDSILDFTSNVIIVNDGSTDETSEILKQYSQLTQIHHPKNLGKGRALRNGFRKAIELNFEYAITIDSDGQHFASDIPIFIEEIQKEPNSLLIGSRNMTQENVPKKSSFGNKFSNFWFKFETGIVLEDTQSGFRLYPLKLIPKRFYTNKFEFEIEVIVRSAWKGIVVKNIPIQILYDPAERVSHFRPFRDFTRISILNTVLVTNALLYIKPRDFFRRAKKKGFKKFFLEDILESNDSNFKKSAAIALGIFIGISPFWGFQTILLFTFAALFRLNKVIAFLSSNVSFPPFIPLIIYGSLKTGSLFVSSDAPLILDSSATLDDIQKNAAQYIVGSLILATVLALSAGVISYLLLTTFSSKNKTNSK, encoded by the coding sequence ATGAAACCTATTATATCAAAGCAGGAATTGCTCGATTCAACTTCTTTTTGTGTTATTGTTCCAACTTACAATAACCAGAAAACATTAAAAAGAGTACTGGATTCTATTTTAGATTTCACTTCAAATGTCATTATCGTAAACGATGGTTCTACAGACGAAACCAGCGAGATTTTAAAACAATATTCGCAGCTGACTCAAATTCACCATCCTAAAAACTTAGGAAAAGGAAGAGCGCTGCGAAATGGTTTTAGAAAAGCAATTGAATTAAATTTTGAATATGCCATTACGATAGATTCTGATGGTCAGCATTTCGCTTCTGATATTCCCATTTTTATTGAAGAAATTCAAAAAGAACCAAATTCGCTTTTAATTGGAAGCCGAAACATGACTCAGGAAAATGTTCCTAAGAAAAGCAGTTTTGGAAACAAATTTTCGAATTTCTGGTTCAAGTTTGAAACCGGAATTGTTCTCGAAGATACACAATCAGGTTTTAGATTATATCCCTTAAAATTAATCCCAAAACGATTTTATACCAATAAATTTGAGTTTGAAATCGAAGTCATAGTTCGTTCTGCCTGGAAAGGAATTGTTGTAAAAAATATTCCAATTCAAATTTTGTACGATCCGGCTGAACGCGTTTCACATTTCCGTCCTTTTAGAGATTTTACCCGAATCAGTATTTTAAATACCGTTTTGGTAACTAATGCTTTATTGTACATCAAACCTCGCGATTTTTTTAGGCGGGCAAAAAAAAAAGGTTTTAAAAAATTCTTCCTTGAAGATATTTTAGAAAGCAATGATTCTAATTTCAAAAAATCGGCTGCGATTGCTTTGGGAATTTTTATCGGGATTTCGCCTTTTTGGGGATTTCAAACTATCCTGCTTTTTACTTTCGCTGCTTTATTCAGGCTCAATAAAGTCATTGCTTTTTTGTCGTCAAATGTGAGTTTTCCTCCCTTTATACCGCTTATAATTTACGGTTCTTTAAAAACCGGAAGCCTTTTTGTATCCAGTGATGCGCCGTTAATTTTAGACAGTTCGGCCACACTCGACGATATTCAAAAAAATGCTGCTCAATATATCGTTGGAAGTCTTATTTTAGCAACCGTTTTAGCACTATCAGCAGGAGTAATAAGTTATTTGCTTTTAACCACTTTTAGTTCTAAAAATAAAACGAATAGTAAATAA
- a CDS encoding 3-hydroxyacyl-ACP dehydratase, translating to MVLKDFYKVLSQEKTGDTKFNIRILVNANHEVFKGHFPGNPIMPGVCMIQIIKELTESITQSSLMIQTLSNVKFMALINPETNPELRLELDITTTEDDLVKVKNTTYFNDTVALKLSNTYKKL from the coding sequence ATGGTTTTAAAAGACTTTTACAAAGTACTTTCACAAGAAAAAACTGGCGATACTAAATTTAATATTCGTATATTAGTTAATGCCAATCATGAGGTTTTTAAAGGTCATTTTCCTGGAAACCCAATTATGCCGGGTGTTTGCATGATTCAGATTATTAAAGAACTTACAGAGTCTATTACTCAAAGTTCATTGATGATACAAACGCTTTCGAATGTAAAATTCATGGCATTAATTAATCCGGAAACGAATCCAGAACTTCGTTTAGAACTTGACATTACAACCACAGAAGATGATTTGGTAAAGGTGAAAAACACCACATATTTTAACGACACCGTAGCGCTTAAATTAAGCAATACGTATAAAAAATTATAA